One Halostella limicola genomic window carries:
- a CDS encoding TrmB family transcriptional regulator, which yields MSPQQALTTESDAAPTLPTELNSPCAKLVYLYVSVTGETTVDDVQDALDLQKITLFGVLDTLTSQGVVEKTGDRVAAA from the coding sequence ATGAGCCCGCAACAGGCCCTCACGACCGAATCCGACGCCGCACCGACGCTGCCGACAGAACTGAACTCGCCGTGCGCGAAGCTCGTCTACCTCTACGTCTCGGTCACCGGCGAGACGACCGTCGACGACGTCCAGGACGCGCTAGACCTGCAGAAGATCACGCTGTTCGGCGTCCTCGACACGCTGACCTCGCAGGGCGTCGTCGAGAAGACCGGCGACCGCGTCGCGGCCGCCTGA